In Streptomyces hawaiiensis, one genomic interval encodes:
- a CDS encoding FAD binding domain-containing protein, with product MKEFAYVRAGSVEEATSAYASHTGARYLGGGTNLVDLMKLGVETPAALIDVTRLPLDTVEELPDGALRVGATVRNSDLAAHPLVRDRYPALSQAVLAGASGQLRNAATTGGNLLQRTRCPYFQDLSKPCNKREPGSGCGARDGVHRDHAVLGHSAQCIATHPSDMAVALCALDGRVELDGPEGARSVAAADFHRLPGDRPEQDTEIRPGELVTGVVLPAATAGLPSAYRKARDRASYAFALASVAVVLRLEDGVIGHAGLAFGALAHRPWRARRAEEALLGAAPTLAAFEHAVDLELSAARPLRDNAYKVPLARNLAVDVLSRLTDTALTGRAA from the coding sequence GTGAAGGAGTTCGCCTACGTCCGCGCCGGCAGCGTCGAAGAGGCGACCTCCGCGTACGCCTCCCACACTGGAGCGCGGTACCTCGGTGGCGGCACGAACCTCGTCGACCTGATGAAGCTCGGCGTCGAGACCCCCGCCGCCCTCATCGACGTCACCCGGCTGCCCCTCGACACGGTCGAGGAACTGCCCGACGGTGCGCTGCGCGTCGGGGCGACGGTCCGCAACAGCGACCTCGCCGCCCACCCCCTCGTCCGCGACCGGTACCCGGCGCTGTCGCAGGCGGTGCTCGCCGGCGCCTCCGGGCAGTTGCGCAACGCGGCGACGACCGGCGGGAACCTGCTCCAGCGCACCCGGTGCCCGTACTTCCAGGACCTGTCGAAGCCGTGCAACAAACGCGAGCCGGGCAGCGGCTGCGGCGCGCGGGACGGCGTCCACCGTGATCACGCCGTGCTCGGGCACTCCGCGCAGTGCATCGCCACCCATCCCTCGGACATGGCCGTGGCGCTCTGCGCTCTCGACGGGCGTGTCGAGCTGGACGGGCCCGAGGGAGCCCGGAGTGTCGCGGCGGCGGACTTCCACCGGCTGCCCGGGGACCGCCCCGAGCAGGACACCGAGATCCGCCCCGGCGAACTGGTCACCGGCGTGGTGCTGCCGGCCGCCACGGCCGGACTGCCGTCGGCGTACCGCAAGGCCCGCGACCGGGCCTCGTACGCCTTCGCCCTCGCCTCCGTCGCGGTCGTGCTGCGCCTGGAGGACGGTGTGATCGGCCACGCGGGGCTCGCCTTCGGGGCGCTGGCGCACCGGCCGTGGCGGGCCCGGCGGGCGGAGGAGGCGCTGCTGGGCGCGGCTCCGACCCTCGCCGCGTTCGAGCACGCCGTGGATCTCGAACTGTCGGCCGCCCGGCCGCTGCGGGACAACGCCTACAAGGTGCCGCTCGCCCGCAATCTCGCCGTGGACGTGCTGTCCCGGCTCACGGACACCGCACTCACCGGGAGGGCCGCATGA
- a CDS encoding ATP-binding protein translates to MVVKAMGWAHSFRMSEGVRAGREWTRRRLDSLPWAAAEPDTVDTIVLAVSELITNAHIHAHSDAHLVLTWDGDCLHVSVHDEDPTLPRQREPEPGEVSGRGVAIVRKLADEWGMRCQRHGKTVTACFRPADPDPDPGADVDAEGGIDRQGGSSS, encoded by the coding sequence GTGGTGGTAAAGGCGATGGGCTGGGCGCACTCGTTCCGTATGTCCGAAGGAGTGCGCGCAGGGCGGGAGTGGACGCGCAGGCGTCTTGACTCCCTGCCCTGGGCCGCTGCCGAGCCGGACACGGTGGACACCATCGTGCTGGCGGTGTCCGAGCTGATCACCAATGCGCACATCCACGCGCACAGTGACGCGCATCTGGTCCTCACATGGGACGGTGACTGCCTTCATGTCAGCGTCCACGACGAGGACCCGACGCTGCCGCGCCAGCGCGAACCGGAGCCGGGCGAGGTCTCCGGCCGCGGAGTGGCGATCGTGCGCAAGCTCGCCGATGAGTGGGGGATGAGGTGCCAGCGGCACGGCAAGACGGTGACGGCATGCTTCCGTCCCGCCGATCCGGATCCCGACCCCGGTGCCGATGTCGATGCCGAGGGCGGCATCGACCGGCAGGGCGGCAGCAGCAGTTGA
- a CDS encoding cupin domain-containing protein, producing MTDPEELPGTADTPVARILGDAGSLAATDPASTGALWRLAEPGRQLDANLIRIPPQGSIDAHAEPDLDVLLLVVAGDGTLGSADGPHPVESGSLVWLPHGSVRSVTAGENGLSYVTVHRRRPGMQIKGRPGV from the coding sequence ATGACTGACCCGGAGGAGCTCCCCGGCACGGCCGACACTCCCGTTGCGCGGATCCTGGGCGACGCCGGCTCGCTCGCCGCGACCGACCCGGCGTCGACCGGCGCCCTGTGGCGACTGGCCGAGCCCGGCCGGCAACTGGACGCCAACCTCATCCGCATCCCGCCCCAGGGGTCCATCGACGCCCACGCCGAACCCGACCTCGACGTCCTGCTGCTCGTCGTCGCCGGCGACGGCACGCTCGGTTCCGCGGACGGGCCGCACCCGGTGGAGTCCGGCAGCCTCGTCTGGCTGCCGCACGGCAGCGTCCGCAGTGTGACCGCGGGCGAGAACGGCCTGTCGTACGTGACGGTTCACCGCCGCCGCCCCGGCATGCAGATCAAGGGCCGCCCCGGCGTGTGA
- a CDS encoding glycoside hydrolase family 43 protein, which translates to MPGTNPPVTNPVIPGFHPDPSICRAGEDYYLACSSFEYFPGVPIFHSRDLVHWTQIGNALDRPGQLRLPPDSRSSGGVYAPTLRHHDGRFWLIVTNVSGDGNLLFTSTDPAGPWSDPIRLPGVHGIDPDLAWDDDGTCWCTTAGVGQIRIDPHTGETFGERRSLWSGAPGAKAPEAPHLYHIGDYWYLLIAEGGTERCHGVSIARGRTPQGPFEPCPANPVLTHRGTDHPIQNTGHADLVQGPDGSWWMVLLGVRPHGGTPGWHVLGRETFLVPVTWSDGWPVVGELSPVLARPPWPLQEPSAPPVRDDFDLGELAPGWISLRSRPEENCTTKERAGWLSLRAAGASLDDPDVTFVGRRQQHVSCRTRVLVDPAQGRGGLAVRLDEQHHYEIEATPGEVRVLTRVGPFRSEVASHPTAADGPVTLRIETAVTGTVSDARQGPDTVSLGVEDARGAFTELAALDGRYLSTEVAGGFTGRVIGMYAAAGTVHFDWFDYEPSGPGGPG; encoded by the coding sequence ATGCCCGGGACGAATCCCCCCGTCACCAACCCCGTGATCCCCGGCTTCCATCCGGATCCGAGCATCTGCCGGGCCGGCGAGGACTACTACCTCGCGTGCTCCAGCTTCGAGTACTTTCCCGGCGTACCGATATTCCACAGCCGGGACCTGGTGCACTGGACCCAGATCGGCAACGCGCTCGACCGGCCGGGCCAGCTGCGCCTGCCGCCCGACTCGCGCTCCTCCGGCGGCGTCTACGCCCCGACCCTGCGCCACCACGACGGCCGCTTCTGGCTGATCGTCACGAACGTGAGCGGCGACGGGAACCTGCTGTTCACGTCCACCGACCCGGCCGGCCCCTGGTCCGACCCGATCCGGCTGCCCGGCGTGCACGGCATCGACCCCGACCTCGCCTGGGACGACGACGGCACCTGCTGGTGCACCACGGCCGGCGTCGGACAGATCCGCATCGATCCCCACACGGGGGAGACGTTCGGTGAACGGCGGAGCCTGTGGTCCGGCGCCCCCGGCGCCAAGGCCCCGGAAGCACCGCACCTGTACCACATCGGGGACTACTGGTACCTGCTCATCGCCGAGGGCGGCACCGAGCGGTGCCACGGCGTCTCGATCGCCCGCGGCCGCACACCGCAGGGCCCCTTCGAGCCCTGCCCGGCCAACCCCGTCCTGACCCACCGGGGCACCGACCACCCCATCCAGAACACCGGTCACGCCGACCTGGTGCAGGGACCCGACGGCTCGTGGTGGATGGTCCTGCTCGGCGTCCGGCCGCACGGCGGCACGCCCGGCTGGCACGTCCTCGGCCGCGAGACCTTCCTGGTGCCGGTGACCTGGTCCGACGGCTGGCCGGTCGTCGGCGAGCTCTCACCCGTCCTGGCCCGGCCCCCGTGGCCGCTGCAGGAGCCCTCGGCCCCGCCGGTGCGGGACGACTTCGACCTCGGTGAGCTCGCCCCCGGCTGGATCTCGCTCCGCTCCCGGCCCGAGGAGAACTGCACCACGAAGGAACGAGCCGGCTGGCTCAGCCTGCGCGCTGCGGGCGCGTCGCTCGACGACCCCGACGTCACCTTCGTAGGCCGCCGCCAGCAGCATGTGTCGTGCCGCACGCGGGTGCTGGTCGACCCGGCGCAAGGACGCGGAGGTCTGGCCGTCCGCCTCGACGAACAGCACCACTACGAGATCGAGGCGACGCCGGGCGAAGTGCGGGTCCTCACCCGCGTCGGCCCGTTCCGCTCGGAGGTGGCGTCCCACCCGACAGCGGCGGACGGCCCGGTGACGCTGAGGATCGAGACGGCCGTCACCGGGACGGTCAGCGACGCACGTCAGGGCCCGGACACCGTCTCCCTCGGCGTGGAGGACGCGCGGGGCGCCTTCACCGAACTCGCCGCGCTCGACGGCCGGTACCTGTCCACCGAGGTCGCCGGCGGCTTCACCGGCCGCGTCATCGGTATGTACGCCGCGGCGGGCACCGTTCACTTCGACTGGTTCGACTATGAGCCGTCCGGCCCCGGTGGGCCGGGCTGA
- the ppk2 gene encoding polyphosphate kinase 2 produces MNAEDADKLLDGLTVDDSRREQPIVLDGDGRPIRTWQENHPYDRKVGRKEYERAKRILQIELLKLQRWVKDTGARVVVVCEGRDAAGKGGTIQRLIERLNPRGARVVALDRPTEREVGQWYFQRYIAHLPTAGEIVFFDRSWYNRAGVERVMGYCSKDEYELFLDQCPAFERMLVDDGILLMKFWFSVSRSEQRTRFAIRQVDPVRQWKLSPTDLASLDLWDDYTEAKVDMFRATDTAHAPWTVVKSNDKRRARLETMRSLLSRVDYASKDRQAVGTPDPLIVGAADTLLEPGEEDTTLSPTPLSPGADGPGKHPESD; encoded by the coding sequence ATGAACGCCGAAGACGCCGACAAGCTGCTGGACGGGCTGACCGTGGACGACAGCCGGCGAGAGCAGCCGATCGTGCTCGACGGGGACGGACGCCCCATCCGGACCTGGCAGGAGAACCATCCCTACGATCGCAAGGTGGGCCGCAAGGAGTACGAGCGGGCCAAGCGCATCCTGCAGATAGAGCTGCTGAAGCTCCAGCGGTGGGTCAAGGACACCGGCGCACGCGTTGTCGTCGTGTGCGAGGGGCGTGACGCGGCGGGCAAGGGCGGCACGATCCAGCGGCTCATCGAGCGGCTCAACCCGCGCGGCGCACGTGTGGTCGCCCTGGACAGGCCCACCGAGCGCGAGGTGGGCCAGTGGTACTTCCAGCGGTACATCGCGCATCTGCCGACGGCCGGGGAGATCGTCTTCTTCGACCGCTCCTGGTACAACCGGGCCGGCGTGGAACGCGTGATGGGCTACTGCTCCAAGGACGAGTACGAGCTGTTCCTCGACCAGTGCCCGGCCTTCGAGCGGATGCTGGTGGACGACGGCATCCTGCTGATGAAGTTCTGGTTCTCGGTGTCCCGCTCCGAGCAGCGCACGCGCTTCGCGATCCGGCAGGTCGACCCGGTGCGCCAGTGGAAGCTCTCCCCCACCGACCTGGCCTCGCTGGACCTCTGGGACGACTACACCGAGGCGAAGGTGGACATGTTCCGCGCCACCGACACCGCCCACGCCCCCTGGACCGTCGTCAAGAGCAACGACAAACGGCGCGCCCGGCTGGAGACCATGCGCAGTCTGCTGTCGCGCGTGGATTACGCGAGCAAGGACCGCCAGGCGGTCGGCACACCCGATCCCCTCATCGTCGGCGCCGCCGACACCCTTCTGGAGCCGGGCGAGGAGGACACCACGCTCTCCCCCACTCCGTTGTCCCCCGGCGCCGACGGGCCCGGCAAGCACCCCGAGAGCGACTGA
- a CDS encoding pyridoxal phosphate-dependent decarboxylase family protein — protein MDLQHWLGRANDAIQQWADTFGPYEQHPSLLVDDDRFAAAFDELTGRLKENYPFFHPRYAGQMLKPPHPAAIVGHLTTMLINPNNHALDGGPATARMEREAVAQLAAMFGYDTHLGHLTTSGTIANLEALFVARELHPGRGIAYSADAHYTHGRMCHVLGMKGYPIPTDDRGRISLDALEDILRTGEVGTVVLTAGTTGLGAVDPIHTALALRDRYGVRLHVDAAYGGFFTLLAGADGPEGLPPRPWRAIAQCDSIVVDPHKHGLQPYGCGAVLFRDPEVGRFYLHDSPYTYFTSSELHLGEISLECSRAGASAAALWLTFQVLPPTPDGLGLVLGAGRRAALRWADLITASDALELYQQPELDIVSYFPAVEPASLSTVDAASARVLADGMTGPDPVFLSTLKADRDAFTARHPKVTADADGARVLRSVLMKPESEDHIQRLHDQVTRLARP, from the coding sequence GTGGACCTGCAGCACTGGCTCGGCCGGGCCAACGACGCGATACAGCAGTGGGCCGACACCTTCGGCCCCTACGAGCAGCACCCGTCCCTCCTCGTCGACGACGACCGCTTCGCCGCCGCCTTCGATGAGCTCACCGGGAGGCTGAAGGAGAACTACCCCTTCTTCCACCCGCGCTACGCGGGGCAGATGCTCAAGCCCCCGCACCCGGCGGCCATCGTCGGCCACCTCACCACCATGCTGATCAACCCCAACAACCACGCCCTGGACGGCGGCCCGGCCACCGCCCGCATGGAACGCGAGGCCGTCGCGCAACTGGCCGCGATGTTCGGCTACGACACCCACCTCGGCCACCTCACCACCAGCGGCACGATCGCCAACCTCGAAGCCCTCTTCGTCGCCCGCGAGCTCCACCCCGGCCGCGGCATCGCCTACAGCGCCGACGCCCACTACACCCACGGCCGCATGTGCCACGTCCTAGGCATGAAGGGGTACCCGATCCCGACCGACGACCGCGGCCGGATCAGCCTCGACGCGCTCGAGGACATCCTGCGGACGGGAGAAGTCGGCACGGTCGTTCTCACCGCCGGCACCACCGGCCTCGGAGCCGTCGACCCGATCCACACCGCCCTCGCCCTCCGGGACCGCTACGGCGTCCGGCTCCATGTCGACGCGGCCTACGGCGGCTTCTTCACCCTGCTCGCCGGCGCCGACGGTCCGGAAGGACTACCACCGCGGCCCTGGCGGGCGATCGCCCAGTGCGACTCGATCGTGGTGGATCCGCACAAGCACGGCCTTCAGCCCTACGGCTGCGGCGCCGTCCTCTTCCGCGACCCCGAGGTGGGCCGCTTCTACCTCCACGACTCGCCCTACACCTACTTCACCTCCAGCGAGCTCCACCTCGGCGAGATCAGCCTGGAATGCTCCCGCGCCGGCGCCTCGGCCGCCGCCCTGTGGCTCACCTTCCAGGTCCTCCCGCCCACCCCCGACGGACTCGGCCTCGTCCTCGGCGCCGGCCGCCGGGCCGCCCTGCGCTGGGCCGACCTGATCACCGCCTCGGACGCCCTGGAGCTGTACCAGCAGCCCGAGTTGGACATCGTCAGCTACTTCCCCGCGGTGGAGCCCGCCTCACTCAGCACTGTCGACGCGGCATCGGCACGCGTCCTGGCCGACGGCATGACGGGACCCGATCCCGTGTTCCTGAGCACCCTCAAGGCCGACCGCGACGCCTTCACCGCGCGCCACCCGAAGGTCACCGCCGACGCCGACGGCGCCCGCGTCCTGCGCAGCGTCCTGATGAAGCCGGAGTCCGAGGACCACATACAGCGCCTCCACGACCAGGTCACGCGTCTCGCCCGGCCATGA
- a CDS encoding SDR family NAD(P)-dependent oxidoreductase, with protein MREARSRILVTGSADGLGRAAAEALLAAGHDVVVHARNQERAAVLGELTDRGAHVVVGDFAERADVRRVADELNASQPLDAVIHNAGVWSGPAVMPVNIVAPYLLTALLRGPRRLVYLSSNSHLGGRPASLDGVDWRGGSAGSYADSKLFVTTLAAVVARLRPGVLSNAVDPGWVPTRMGGPGAPDDLELGHQTQEWLASSDAPEALTAGGYWYHGRRLQPHRAVHDEAFQDRLVRALAEETGAAL; from the coding sequence ATGCGAGAAGCACGCAGCCGGATCCTGGTGACCGGGTCCGCGGACGGACTGGGGCGGGCCGCGGCGGAGGCGTTGCTCGCCGCCGGGCACGACGTGGTGGTACACGCCCGGAATCAGGAGCGGGCGGCGGTACTGGGCGAGTTGACCGACCGCGGGGCACACGTCGTGGTGGGCGACTTCGCCGAGCGTGCCGACGTGCGGCGGGTCGCCGACGAGCTCAACGCGTCCCAGCCGCTCGACGCCGTCATCCACAATGCCGGGGTGTGGAGCGGACCCGCGGTCATGCCGGTCAACATCGTGGCTCCGTATCTGCTGACCGCTCTGCTGCGCGGGCCACGCCGACTGGTGTACCTGAGCAGCAACTCGCATCTCGGCGGGCGCCCGGCGTCGCTCGACGGGGTCGACTGGCGGGGCGGGAGCGCGGGGTCGTACGCCGACAGCAAGCTCTTCGTGACGACGCTGGCGGCCGTGGTGGCCCGGCTGCGCCCCGGAGTGCTGAGCAACGCCGTGGACCCCGGCTGGGTGCCGACGAGGATGGGCGGGCCCGGCGCGCCGGACGACCTCGAACTCGGCCACCAGACTCAGGAGTGGCTGGCGTCGAGCGACGCACCGGAGGCCCTGACCGCCGGCGGGTACTGGTACCACGGCCGGCGGTTGCAGCCGCATCGCGCCGTCCACGACGAGGCGTTCCAGGACCGTCTCGTGCGGGCCCTGGCCGAGGAGACGGGCGCCGCGCTGTGA
- the folE gene encoding GTP cyclohydrolase I, producing the protein MTEHPAQTSVRTDPYDGEAAAPARPALRVVHESDGIDLAAAEIAAGRFLDALGISTASESLRGTPGRMARAYAELFSPRPFDLTTFPNDEGYDELVLARRIPVRTVCEHHLLPVVGTAHVGYLPGARILGLSKLARVVEHFACRPQVQERLTKQVADWLQAHLEPKGVGVVIEAEHSCMTLRGVQATGSDTLTSTLLGLLRSDARSRGEFLALTGVASRP; encoded by the coding sequence ATGACCGAACACCCGGCGCAGACCTCCGTCCGGACGGACCCGTACGACGGAGAAGCAGCGGCACCCGCACGGCCCGCCCTGCGGGTGGTCCACGAGTCCGACGGGATCGACCTGGCCGCCGCGGAAATCGCGGCAGGCCGGTTCCTCGACGCCCTCGGCATCTCCACGGCCTCGGAGAGCCTGCGCGGCACACCCGGCCGGATGGCCCGCGCGTACGCCGAACTCTTCAGCCCGCGCCCCTTCGACCTGACCACGTTCCCCAACGACGAGGGCTACGACGAACTCGTCCTCGCCCGGCGCATCCCCGTCCGGACCGTCTGCGAGCACCATCTGCTGCCGGTGGTCGGCACCGCGCACGTCGGCTACCTGCCCGGCGCCCGCATCCTGGGCCTGTCCAAGCTGGCGCGGGTGGTCGAGCACTTCGCGTGCCGGCCCCAGGTCCAGGAACGCCTGACCAAGCAGGTCGCCGACTGGTTGCAGGCCCATCTGGAGCCCAAGGGCGTCGGCGTCGTCATCGAGGCCGAGCACTCCTGCATGACGCTGCGCGGCGTGCAGGCCACCGGCTCCGACACCCTGACCTCCACCCTGCTCGGCCTCCTGCGCTCCGACGCCCGCTCCCGGGGCGAATTCCTCGCCCTGACGGGCGTGGCCAGCCGTCCGTAG
- a CDS encoding MIP/aquaporin family protein translates to MAVEIRPLVKPSRLRRRAGLAGECLAEFLGTFVLIAFGCGVVAMTVAALPGSGRTEGPTVFFLGAGDWLLITWGWAMAVILGIYVAGGVSGAHINPAVTLAFAVRRKFPWVKVVPYWASQVLGALAGAALVYAVYHDAINAFDDAMTGPKTNGHTLASFSIFATFPAPYFNGGVWGPLVDQIVGTAFLVMLVVAIIDLRNTAVKANLGPLVIGFVVAAIGMSFGANAGYAINPARDFGPRLFTWMAGWEDLAFPGSLAGAFSDYWWIPIVGPLVGGVIGVLVYDLFIGDVLHARAQEGEAPEPGRTRPTTSEEE, encoded by the coding sequence ATGGCAGTGGAGATCAGGCCTCTGGTGAAACCCTCACGGCTCAGACGTCGCGCAGGTCTGGCGGGCGAGTGCCTGGCGGAGTTCCTGGGGACGTTCGTCCTCATCGCCTTCGGATGCGGCGTGGTGGCGATGACGGTGGCGGCGCTGCCCGGCTCGGGGCGTACCGAGGGGCCCACCGTCTTCTTCCTCGGTGCCGGTGACTGGCTGCTGATCACCTGGGGCTGGGCCATGGCCGTGATCCTCGGCATCTATGTGGCCGGCGGGGTCAGCGGAGCCCACATCAACCCAGCGGTCACCCTGGCCTTCGCCGTCCGCCGCAAGTTCCCCTGGGTCAAGGTCGTGCCCTACTGGGCGTCCCAGGTGCTCGGCGCCCTGGCCGGGGCGGCACTGGTCTACGCCGTGTACCACGACGCCATCAACGCCTTCGACGACGCCATGACGGGGCCCAAGACGAACGGGCACACCCTCGCCTCGTTCTCGATCTTCGCCACGTTCCCGGCGCCGTACTTCAACGGCGGCGTCTGGGGTCCGCTGGTCGACCAGATCGTCGGTACCGCCTTCCTGGTCATGCTGGTGGTGGCGATCATCGACCTGCGCAACACGGCCGTGAAGGCGAACCTCGGCCCGCTCGTGATCGGCTTCGTCGTGGCGGCCATCGGCATGTCCTTCGGGGCGAACGCGGGATACGCCATCAACCCGGCCCGCGACTTCGGCCCGCGCCTGTTCACCTGGATGGCGGGATGGGAGGATCTCGCGTTTCCGGGCAGCCTGGCCGGGGCGTTCAGCGACTACTGGTGGATTCCGATCGTCGGGCCGCTCGTCGGCGGTGTGATCGGCGTGCTGGTGTACGACCTGTTCATCGGGGACGTGCTCCACGCCCGCGCGCAGGAGGGTGAGGCACCGGAGCCCGGGCGGACACGCCCCACCACGTCCGAGGAGGAGTGA
- a CDS encoding tautomerase enzyme translates to MTVTTVTGPKGRLSPERRRKLAETLTDAALVPEVGQFAPAARVGFQVHFTEREADMMAISGRLLADAGPEADAMVIDVTVMDVTVMDGDWSQEVRTEVIQRALVAMPDACGLAEPSPAWWVTFRVIDEGSWGSRGTVLSVLSLLDSGVFTAEKAEAVRTALGA, encoded by the coding sequence ATGACCGTCACCACCGTGACCGGCCCGAAGGGCCGCCTGAGCCCGGAGCGGCGCCGCAAGCTGGCCGAAACGCTGACGGACGCCGCACTCGTGCCCGAGGTCGGTCAGTTCGCCCCGGCCGCCCGGGTCGGGTTCCAGGTCCACTTCACCGAGCGTGAAGCCGACATGATGGCCATCAGCGGCCGGTTGCTGGCGGACGCGGGACCGGAGGCCGACGCGATGGTGATCGACGTGACGGTCATGGACGTGACGGTCATGGACGGCGACTGGAGCCAGGAAGTCCGCACCGAGGTCATCCAGCGCGCCCTGGTCGCGATGCCCGACGCCTGCGGCCTTGCGGAGCCGTCGCCGGCCTGGTGGGTGACCTTCCGCGTGATCGACGAGGGCAGCTGGGGCTCACGCGGCACCGTCCTGTCCGTCCTCTCCCTCCTCGACAGCGGTGTGTTCACCGCGGAGAAGGCCGAGGCCGTCCGCACCGCGCTCGGCGCGTGA
- a CDS encoding (2Fe-2S)-binding protein: MGNHQHHAQTTLRVNGKPHTLTVDHRRVLLDLLREDLGLTGAKKGCDHGQCGACTVLVDGRRVNSCLLFAVTLDGCEVTTVEGLSDDGEEPHPLQRAFLERDAFQCGYCTPGQICSAAGVLTEAAAGHPSHVTDPAAPSGEPVPLDREEIRERLSGNLCRCGAYPRIVEAVEDVIP; this comes from the coding sequence ATGGGCAACCACCAGCACCACGCGCAGACCACGCTGCGCGTCAATGGCAAACCGCACACACTCACCGTCGACCACCGCCGGGTCCTGTTGGACCTCCTGCGGGAGGATCTCGGCCTCACGGGCGCCAAGAAGGGCTGTGACCACGGCCAGTGCGGCGCCTGCACGGTCCTGGTGGACGGGCGGCGCGTCAACAGCTGTCTGCTGTTCGCGGTCACCCTCGACGGCTGCGAGGTCACCACCGTCGAGGGTCTCTCCGACGACGGGGAGGAGCCGCATCCCCTGCAACGGGCCTTCCTGGAACGCGACGCCTTCCAGTGCGGGTACTGCACCCCGGGCCAGATCTGCTCCGCGGCCGGCGTGCTCACCGAGGCGGCGGCCGGCCACCCGTCGCACGTCACCGACCCGGCGGCGCCCTCGGGTGAGCCGGTGCCGCTGGACCGCGAGGAGATCCGGGAACGGCTGAGCGGCAACCTGTGCCGGTGCGGTGCGTATCCGCGGATCGTCGAGGCCGTGGAGGACGTGATCCCGTGA
- a CDS encoding glycoside hydrolase family 43 protein — MSPNPHLSRRGLLGMTAAVPLALTLGTGTAHAADSAYAMVYFTESTKLGDGTDYGLHLAVSPDGLNWTPLNQNNPLVTPTAGALGLRDPFLMRKQDGTFVVLATDLKGTDWNYNSQYIHVWDSADLRTFTGYRRLKLHDMATHSWAPEAFWDAGRRQYAVIYSAVNSSGHNVIMVNYTTDFVTASAPQVFFDPGYDVIDGDMALGVNGYNYLYFKKNQTLVAARSTTLNPGSFTEFSTGVAHGGTEAPTVVKSLTSGTWWLWGDTYTPNGVFYAWQSTNLASGTWTALDQKTYTQPVNSKHCGIATITTAEYDNLLTKWGAPAWNRLKSYNHPSRYVRHANYLGRIDEYPIEPYKDSLWTLVPGLADSSGVSFRSVNYPTRYLRHYNYELRLDANDNTSTFAADATFHRTAGLADATWSSFRSHNNPTRYIRHADYALRIDPVSTTTDRQDATFRVGH; from the coding sequence ATGAGCCCGAACCCCCACCTCTCCCGCCGAGGACTCCTCGGCATGACCGCCGCCGTGCCGCTCGCCCTGACCCTCGGCACCGGCACCGCGCACGCCGCCGACTCGGCGTACGCGATGGTCTACTTCACCGAGTCGACCAAACTCGGCGACGGCACCGACTACGGCCTGCACCTCGCCGTCAGCCCCGACGGGCTCAACTGGACACCGCTCAACCAGAACAACCCCCTGGTCACCCCCACCGCCGGTGCGCTCGGGCTGCGCGATCCGTTCCTGATGCGCAAACAAGACGGCACGTTCGTCGTGCTCGCCACCGACCTCAAGGGCACCGACTGGAACTACAACAGCCAGTACATCCACGTCTGGGACTCGGCCGACCTGCGCACCTTCACCGGCTACCGGCGGCTGAAACTGCACGACATGGCCACCCACAGCTGGGCGCCCGAGGCGTTCTGGGACGCGGGCCGACGGCAGTACGCGGTGATCTACTCCGCGGTCAACTCCAGCGGCCACAACGTGATCATGGTCAACTACACGACCGACTTCGTGACCGCCTCGGCCCCGCAGGTCTTCTTCGACCCCGGCTACGACGTCATCGACGGCGACATGGCCCTCGGCGTGAACGGCTACAACTACCTCTACTTCAAGAAGAACCAGACGCTGGTGGCCGCCAGATCCACCACCCTGAACCCGGGCAGCTTCACCGAGTTCAGCACCGGTGTGGCGCACGGCGGCACCGAGGCGCCGACCGTGGTCAAGTCACTGACGTCCGGCACCTGGTGGCTGTGGGGCGACACCTACACGCCCAACGGTGTCTTCTACGCCTGGCAGTCCACCAACCTCGCCTCCGGCACCTGGACGGCCCTCGACCAGAAGACCTACACCCAGCCGGTCAACTCCAAGCACTGCGGCATCGCGACGATCACCACGGCCGAGTACGACAACCTGCTCACGAAGTGGGGCGCGCCGGCCTGGAACCGGCTGAAGTCGTACAACCACCCCTCCCGCTACGTCCGTCACGCCAACTACCTGGGCCGGATCGACGAGTACCCCATCGAGCCGTACAAGGACTCCCTGTGGACCCTGGTCCCGGGGCTCGCCGACAGCTCCGGGGTCTCCTTCCGGTCCGTCAACTACCCGACCCGCTACCTGCGGCACTACAACTACGAGCTCCGCCTCGACGCCAACGACAACACGTCGACGTTCGCCGCGGACGCCACCTTCCACCGCACGGCGGGCCTGGCGGACGCGACCTGGTCCTCGTTCCGCTCGCACAACAACCCGACCCGCTACATACGCCACGCCGACTACGCCCTGCGCATCGACCCGGTCTCCACGACGACCGACCGGCAGGACGCGACCTTCCGCGTCGGCCACTGA